A single Prochlorococcus marinus XMU1410 DNA region contains:
- a CDS encoding glucose-1-phosphate adenylyltransferase has product MKRVLAIILGGGKGSRLYPLTKMRAKPAVPLAGKYRLIDIPISNCINSGIEKMYVLTQFNSASLNRHIGRTYNLNGPFGQGFVEVLAAQQTPDSPTWFEGTADAVRKYQWLFQEWDVDEYLILSGDQLYRMDYSLFVQHHRDNGADLTVAALPVDEAQAEGFGLMRTDDVGNIKEFSEKPTGEKLKAMAVDTSKFGLSEESAAEKPYLASMGIYVFSRNTLFDLLNKFPSYTDFGKDIIPEALNRGDTLKSYVFDDYWEDIGTIGAFFESNLALTEQPKPPFSFYDEKFPIYTRPRFLPPSKLVDAQITDSIVCEGTILKSCSILHCVLGVRSRIESDSVLEDTLVMGADFFESPEERIELRKGGGTPLGVGEGTTVKRAILDKNTRIGDNVVIINKDRVEEADKPELGFYIRNGIVVVVKNATIANGTII; this is encoded by the coding sequence ATGAAGCGTGTGTTGGCCATAATCCTCGGAGGAGGAAAAGGTTCTAGACTTTACCCTCTAACAAAAATGAGGGCCAAACCTGCTGTGCCGTTGGCAGGTAAGTATCGTTTAATAGATATCCCAATTAGTAATTGTATAAATTCAGGCATTGAAAAAATGTACGTATTGACTCAGTTCAATAGTGCATCTCTAAATAGACATATAGGAAGAACCTATAATTTAAATGGCCCTTTTGGTCAAGGATTTGTTGAAGTTTTAGCCGCTCAACAGACTCCTGATAGTCCTACGTGGTTTGAAGGTACTGCTGATGCTGTAAGAAAATACCAATGGTTATTTCAAGAATGGGATGTTGATGAATATTTAATATTGTCAGGAGATCAACTGTACAGAATGGACTACAGTTTATTTGTTCAACATCATAGAGATAATGGCGCTGATTTAACCGTTGCAGCTTTGCCAGTTGATGAAGCTCAAGCAGAAGGTTTTGGCCTCATGAGAACAGATGATGTAGGAAATATAAAAGAATTCAGTGAAAAGCCCACTGGTGAGAAGTTGAAGGCAATGGCAGTAGATACTTCAAAATTTGGATTAAGTGAGGAGTCGGCTGCCGAAAAACCTTATCTAGCCTCTATGGGTATTTACGTTTTTAGCAGAAATACTCTTTTCGATCTTTTAAATAAATTTCCTAGTTATACGGATTTTGGTAAGGACATAATTCCTGAAGCCCTCAATAGGGGAGATACTCTTAAAAGTTATGTATTCGATGATTATTGGGAAGATATCGGCACCATTGGGGCATTCTTTGAGTCAAACCTTGCCTTGACTGAGCAACCAAAACCTCCATTTAGTTTTTATGATGAAAAATTTCCAATTTATACAAGACCAAGATTTCTACCCCCTTCTAAACTAGTAGATGCTCAAATTACTGATTCAATAGTCTGTGAGGGTACAATCTTGAAGTCATGCAGTATTTTGCATTGTGTTTTAGGTGTAAGAAGCAGGATTGAAAGTGATTCAGTTCTTGAGGACACTCTCGTTATGGGTGCCGATTTCTTTGAATCGCCTGAAGAGAGGATTGAATTAAGAAAAGGAGGCGGCACACCTCTTGGAGTAGGTGAAGGAACTACTGTAAAAAGAGCAATTCTCGATAAGAATACAAGGATTGGTGATAATGTTGTGATAATTAATAAAGATCGAGTAGAAGAAGCAGATAAGCCAGAATTAGGCTTCTACATAAGAAATGGAATTGTTGTAGTTGTTAAAAATGCAACTATTGCAAACGGAACTATTATTTAA
- the gndA gene encoding NADP-dependent phosphogluconate dehydrogenase, with product MSKAHFGLVGLGVMGENLVLNAERNGFSSVVFNRTYSKTEEFLQGRGLGKNIEGAETLQEFVNKLERPRRILMMVKAGPATDAVIDNISGYLEEGDLLIDGGNSQFKDTERRVNTLESKSFGYIGMGVSGGAKGALEGPSMMPGGTKASYDAIESLLTKMAAKVEDGPCVAYVGPGGSGHFVKTVHNGIEYGIEQILAEAYDLMKRVKGMNGEQMSEVFGIWNNTDELASYLVEITEICLNTKDDITGDDVVEKILDKAGQKGTGLWTVVSALELGVSVPTIYASLNARVMSSLKEQRSEIEKTIPSKEIEDFDLGNVSDGMKPLFDAVVLATIASYAQGMDILREASAVYNYGLNMPSIAQIWKGGCIIRSKLLSKIQDAYNKDPDLKNLIFDDWFNNEIATRLDNLAKVVSLSTKAGIPVPCLSSTLDYLNSYRTNRLPQNLVQAMRDCFGSHTYERIDREGSFHTEWMK from the coding sequence ATGTCCAAGGCACATTTTGGTTTAGTAGGTCTTGGTGTTATGGGCGAAAATTTAGTTCTTAACGCAGAGAGAAATGGATTTTCTAGTGTAGTTTTTAATAGAACTTACTCAAAAACCGAAGAATTCTTACAGGGTCGAGGCCTTGGGAAGAATATAGAAGGAGCTGAAACTCTTCAGGAATTTGTTAATAAGTTAGAGAGACCTAGAAGAATTCTTATGATGGTTAAAGCTGGGCCAGCAACAGATGCTGTCATTGATAATATTTCTGGATATCTCGAGGAAGGAGATTTATTAATAGATGGCGGTAACTCTCAATTTAAAGATACAGAAAGAAGGGTGAATACTCTTGAAAGTAAAAGTTTTGGATACATCGGAATGGGAGTCTCTGGGGGTGCCAAAGGAGCTCTAGAGGGTCCAAGCATGATGCCCGGTGGTACTAAGGCTTCATATGATGCAATAGAGAGCTTACTAACAAAAATGGCTGCCAAAGTTGAGGACGGACCATGTGTTGCATATGTTGGCCCAGGCGGCTCAGGTCATTTTGTAAAAACTGTTCATAACGGAATTGAATATGGAATTGAACAAATACTTGCAGAAGCTTATGACCTTATGAAGAGAGTCAAAGGTATGAATGGAGAGCAGATGTCAGAGGTATTTGGTATTTGGAATAATACTGATGAATTAGCTTCTTATCTTGTTGAGATAACAGAGATTTGTCTAAATACAAAAGATGATATAACTGGAGATGATGTCGTGGAAAAAATATTAGATAAAGCTGGCCAGAAAGGTACAGGTTTATGGACTGTTGTGAGTGCTCTAGAACTGGGGGTATCAGTCCCAACTATTTACGCATCTTTAAATGCAAGAGTAATGAGTTCTTTAAAAGAGCAACGTAGTGAGATTGAAAAAACTATTCCATCTAAAGAGATAGAGGATTTTGATTTAGGAAATGTATCGGATGGAATGAAACCTTTATTTGATGCTGTAGTCCTTGCCACAATTGCTAGCTATGCCCAAGGTATGGATATTTTAAGAGAAGCATCTGCAGTATATAACTATGGTTTGAATATGCCGTCAATTGCACAAATATGGAAAGGTGGTTGCATAATTAGATCAAAATTATTAAGTAAAATTCAAGATGCTTATAACAAAGATCCTGATCTAAAAAATTTAATTTTTGATGATTGGTTTAATAATGAAATTGCGACAAGATTAGATAACTTAGCTAAGGTAGTTTCTCTATCCACAAAGGCAGGTATACCAGTCCCATGTTTATCCAGTACTTTAGATTATTTGAATAGTTATAGAACCAATAGACTTCCTCAGAATCTTGTGCAGGCAATGAGAGACTGTTTTGGCTCTCATACATATGAAAGAATTGATAGGGAAGGTAGTTTTCATACTGAATGGATGAAATGA
- the pgl gene encoding 6-phosphogluconolactonase produces the protein MDEMIEKVKNGYTLNIYKDKLELSTAVFKFIQSHIIHTLKKKDRFKFCVSGGSTPKSVYHLLSNNDLQWDMVDVFLGDERCVDPNSELSNSLMLRNSLLTNFGSKAYFYEIFNDLNADDETTKNQFISKLFEKCGSNPPTFDLTLLGLGDDGHTASLFPYQKNNNLDDFVIFNEGKGLKRISLTPKVLSASSKIVFLVSGASKRIALERLLDEKELPDRTPSKLIKSINQISIFCDQDSAKELEI, from the coding sequence ATGGATGAAATGATTGAAAAGGTCAAAAATGGATACACCTTAAATATTTACAAAGACAAGTTAGAACTATCAACAGCGGTTTTTAAGTTTATTCAAAGCCATATTATTCATACTTTAAAAAAGAAAGATAGATTCAAATTTTGTGTAAGTGGAGGTTCAACTCCTAAATCTGTGTATCATCTCTTATCAAATAATGATCTTCAATGGGATATGGTTGATGTCTTTTTAGGAGATGAAAGATGTGTTGATCCAAATTCAGAATTAAGTAACTCGTTAATGTTGAGAAATTCTTTGCTAACTAATTTTGGATCTAAAGCTTATTTTTATGAAATTTTCAATGATTTAAACGCTGATGATGAAACTACTAAAAATCAATTTATCTCTAAATTATTTGAAAAATGCGGATCAAACCCTCCAACTTTTGATTTAACATTATTAGGTCTTGGAGATGATGGTCATACAGCCTCACTATTCCCTTATCAAAAAAATAATAATTTAGATGATTTTGTTATTTTTAATGAAGGTAAAGGTTTAAAAAGAATTTCATTAACTCCAAAGGTTCTTTCAGCTTCTTCAAAGATAGTATTTTTAGTTAGTGGAGCTTCTAAAAGAATTGCTCTTGAGAGGTTATTAGATGAAAAAGAGCTACCAGATAGAACACCATCAAAATTAATAAAATCTATTAATCAAATTTCAATATTTTGTGATCAGGATTCAGCAAAAGAATTAGAAATTTAG
- a CDS encoding CIA30 family protein, which yields MSKKKFLFQKKEFDGWKTLNDTVMGGSSSAFCETSNSGLILKGNIVEKAGGFVSCRSSIYKPSLNVSEYSSFELNIDGQGRTFKFAVACEDDLLGLTEFIPGGLRWIKSFPTKKFGTTNVQIPFSELKPSVRANKVRFPFKFKPSKIKRLQLLHSKFGDDGLLNNEFKQGSIKVLIKSISVI from the coding sequence ATGAGTAAGAAAAAATTTTTATTCCAGAAAAAGGAGTTCGATGGTTGGAAAACATTAAATGATACTGTTATGGGCGGATCAAGTTCAGCTTTTTGTGAAACTTCAAATTCGGGTTTGATATTAAAGGGTAATATTGTCGAGAAAGCTGGAGGATTTGTTAGTTGTAGATCTTCTATATATAAACCTTCTTTAAATGTATCTGAGTATTCATCCTTTGAATTAAATATTGATGGACAAGGAAGAACTTTTAAATTTGCTGTCGCTTGTGAAGATGATCTACTAGGACTAACCGAATTTATTCCTGGTGGACTTAGATGGATTAAATCATTTCCAACAAAAAAATTCGGGACAACAAATGTTCAAATTCCTTTTAGTGAGTTAAAACCTTCTGTAAGAGCTAATAAAGTACGTTTTCCATTTAAATTCAAGCCATCTAAAATTAAAAGATTGCAACTACTACACTCTAAGTTCGGTGATGATGGATTACTTAATAATGAGTTTAAACAGGGTTCAATAAAAGTTTTAATTAAATCAATAAGTGTTATTTGA
- the ilvD gene encoding dihydroxy-acid dehydratase produces MNKLRSSAITQGVQRSPNRSMLRAVGFNDEDFNKPIIGVANGYSTITPCNMGLNKLALKAEESIKRSGGMPQMFGTITVSDGISMGTEGMKYSLVSREVIADSIETACNAQSMDGVLAIGGCDKNMPGAMIAIARMNIPSIFIYGGTIKPGKLHGEDLTVVSAFEAVGQLTSGKINEERLIQVEKNCIPGAGSCGGMFTANTMSAVIEVLGLSLPHSSTMAAEDLEKELSADKSAEILVSAIEKDIRPLDLMTKKAFENAISVIMAIGGSTNAVLHILAIANTAGIDININDFERIRQKVPVICDLKPSGKYVTVDLHKAGGIPQVMKILLNAGLIHGDCKNIEGKTISEYLQNIPDKPPTNQNVIRDINDPLYKKGHLAILKGNLASEGSVAKISGVKNPVLTGPAKIFESEEDCLKSILNNDIKAGDVVVIRNEGPVGGPGMREMLAPTSAIVGQGLGEKVALITDGRFSGGTYGLVVGHIAPEAAVGGNIALIKQGDLITVDAVKQLIEVDLSDEELEKRKKDWVKPIQKYKRGILSKYSRIVSTSSLGAVTDL; encoded by the coding sequence ATGAATAAACTCAGATCATCTGCAATAACCCAAGGTGTGCAAAGATCGCCTAACAGATCGATGTTAAGAGCTGTTGGATTTAATGATGAAGATTTTAATAAACCTATTATTGGAGTTGCAAATGGATACAGCACCATCACACCATGCAATATGGGTTTAAATAAGTTAGCTCTAAAAGCTGAAGAGTCTATAAAAAGATCAGGTGGGATGCCTCAGATGTTTGGGACTATAACAGTAAGTGATGGGATTTCTATGGGAACAGAGGGCATGAAATATTCCCTAGTTTCAAGAGAAGTTATTGCTGATTCAATTGAAACAGCATGCAATGCTCAGAGTATGGATGGAGTACTTGCCATAGGTGGATGTGATAAAAATATGCCGGGTGCCATGATTGCGATTGCAAGAATGAATATTCCCTCAATTTTCATTTATGGAGGGACAATAAAGCCTGGGAAATTGCATGGAGAAGATCTTACTGTTGTTAGTGCATTTGAAGCTGTTGGACAATTAACATCAGGCAAAATTAATGAAGAAAGGCTAATCCAAGTTGAGAAAAATTGTATTCCTGGTGCTGGTAGCTGTGGAGGAATGTTTACAGCTAATACAATGTCTGCGGTTATTGAAGTATTAGGGTTAAGTCTTCCTCACAGTTCCACTATGGCTGCTGAAGATCTTGAAAAAGAACTTAGTGCAGATAAAAGTGCTGAGATATTAGTCTCTGCAATAGAAAAAGATATAAGACCTCTAGACCTAATGACTAAGAAAGCATTTGAAAATGCAATATCAGTAATTATGGCAATTGGAGGATCAACAAATGCGGTATTGCACATCTTAGCTATCGCGAATACTGCAGGAATAGATATCAACATTAATGATTTTGAGAGAATCAGACAAAAAGTACCCGTTATTTGTGACCTTAAACCGAGTGGTAAATATGTGACGGTGGATCTTCATAAGGCAGGTGGGATTCCACAAGTAATGAAAATACTTTTGAATGCAGGGTTAATTCATGGCGATTGCAAAAACATTGAAGGAAAAACCATCTCAGAATACTTACAAAATATTCCAGATAAGCCTCCAACAAATCAAAATGTCATAAGAGACATAAATGACCCTCTTTATAAAAAAGGACATCTAGCGATATTAAAAGGTAACTTAGCGAGCGAAGGTTCTGTAGCCAAAATCAGCGGAGTAAAAAACCCTGTATTAACTGGTCCCGCAAAGATTTTTGAAAGTGAAGAGGATTGTTTAAAATCGATATTAAATAACGATATCAAAGCTGGTGATGTTGTTGTTATTAGAAACGAAGGTCCTGTAGGAGGACCAGGTATGAGAGAGATGTTAGCTCCAACATCTGCAATTGTTGGTCAAGGGCTTGGAGAAAAGGTGGCTTTAATTACCGATGGCAGATTTAGCGGCGGTACCTATGGTCTTGTTGTGGGTCACATAGCTCCAGAGGCTGCTGTAGGAGGAAATATTGCTCTAATAAAACAAGGTGATTTAATTACAGTAGATGCTGTAAAACAACTAATTGAAGTTGATTTATCTGACGAAGAATTAGAAAAAAGAAAAAAAGATTGGGTAAAACCTATTCAAAAATACAAAAGAGGAATTCTTTCAAAATATTCGAGAATCGTAAGCACATCAAGTTTAGGGGCTGTTACTGATTTATAA
- a CDS encoding uracil phosphoribosyltransferase gives MAMSLKVIVPPHPLIKHWLSILREKNTPNILYSTGYEQLGKWLTYEALRNWLPYKKEIINTDNGDADGFFINNDYPIKVLAMLPEGLSLWFGSKEVIPNSTLSLGELPKTIESNEGVIFYSEQITTKSATLETLIKLKELGVDSNRILLITAICSNKGLNEIAKLFPNQVIYTSCIDEEDEKTQLLVPGIGTPLSRLSTIFQDKN, from the coding sequence ATGGCAATGTCACTAAAGGTTATTGTTCCTCCTCATCCATTAATAAAACATTGGCTTTCAATATTACGAGAAAAAAATACTCCAAATATTTTGTACTCAACAGGATATGAGCAATTAGGGAAATGGCTTACATATGAAGCATTACGTAATTGGCTGCCATATAAAAAAGAAATAATAAATACTGATAATGGAGACGCAGATGGATTCTTTATTAATAATGATTATCCAATAAAAGTGCTCGCAATGTTGCCCGAAGGATTATCTCTTTGGTTTGGATCTAAAGAAGTAATTCCTAATTCAACACTCTCATTAGGAGAACTTCCTAAAACTATTGAATCAAATGAAGGAGTTATATTTTATTCAGAACAAATAACAACAAAATCAGCAACATTAGAAACTTTAATTAAATTAAAGGAATTAGGTGTTGATTCAAATAGGATTCTTTTAATAACTGCTATTTGCTCAAATAAAGGATTAAATGAAATTGCGAAATTATTCCCTAATCAGGTAATTTACACTTCTTGCATAGATGAGGAAGACGAAAAAACACAATTATTAGTACCGGGTATTGGGACTCCTCTATCGCGTTTAAGTACTATATTTCAAGATAAGAACTAA
- a CDS encoding pentapeptide repeat-containing protein: protein MIKSIVFPSLKNALITLLFIGILFFNSVNSAWAKRPPEIRNQQDLNLEPDMHGQDLSGNEYVKFDLNGFNFSESNLEGAVFNNSKLQNSKFTGANLRDALAYATDFTDADLSDVNFTNALLMESNFEGTKIDGADFTDAVLSRTQQKQLCAIANGTNSSTGESTEYSLGC, encoded by the coding sequence ATGATTAAATCAATTGTTTTCCCCTCACTAAAGAATGCATTAATTACGTTGTTATTTATTGGGATTTTATTTTTTAATTCTGTAAATTCTGCATGGGCTAAAAGACCTCCTGAGATTAGAAACCAGCAAGACCTTAATTTAGAGCCAGATATGCATGGTCAAGACTTAAGCGGTAACGAATACGTTAAGTTTGATTTGAATGGGTTTAATTTCAGTGAAAGTAATTTAGAAGGGGCGGTGTTCAATAATAGTAAATTGCAAAACTCTAAGTTTACTGGAGCAAATTTAAGAGATGCACTAGCTTATGCAACAGACTTTACAGATGCTGATCTTTCAGATGTTAATTTTACTAATGCTTTATTAATGGAGAGTAATTTTGAAGGCACAAAAATAGATGGTGCAGATTTTACTGATGCTGTTCTAAGTCGTACACAACAAAAACAACTATGTGCGATTGCTAATGGCACAAATAGTTCTACAGGAGAGAGTACAGAATATAGCTTAGGTTGTTAA
- a CDS encoding GTP-binding protein, with translation MKKKIPVIVVSGFLGSGKTTFLRYLLKESNKKFGLIINEFGDVGIDGDLIKSCDKCDESEDDCVIELSNGCLCCTVQDDFVPSIKALLEFNPPIESIIIETSGLALPIPLIQALNWPEIRSSIYLDVVVGIVNGESMLNGSPINDLNKITKQYNETDKIDHNATIDELFEEQLEVSDIVLVSRSDILNDDQFDVVKNKIQGSLNSSTPVLKSKNGKIDLNYLFDFNFKKETYKEFLTEEHDHNHVELVTDSFKLNYFLEKNDFEKEMSKILDELNILRIKGRIWIPNKSLPLQIQIVGKKINTWFEEAPDNCWRPNDNAGLELVIISFDEKSIQTFNKKIKEKFKILSDPKIAI, from the coding sequence ATGAAAAAAAAAATTCCAGTTATTGTTGTTTCGGGATTTCTTGGTTCAGGTAAAACAACTTTTCTAAGATATCTACTAAAAGAGAGTAATAAAAAATTTGGTTTAATAATTAATGAATTTGGTGATGTTGGAATTGATGGTGATTTGATTAAAAGTTGTGATAAATGTGATGAATCTGAAGACGACTGCGTTATCGAATTAAGCAATGGATGCTTATGTTGTACTGTTCAAGATGACTTTGTTCCATCAATAAAAGCTCTCCTAGAATTTAATCCTCCTATCGAATCAATAATTATCGAAACAAGTGGGTTGGCACTACCAATACCCTTAATTCAAGCACTTAACTGGCCTGAGATTAGGTCTTCCATCTACCTTGATGTTGTTGTTGGTATCGTTAATGGAGAATCAATGCTAAATGGTTCACCAATTAATGATTTAAATAAAATAACAAAACAATATAACGAAACAGATAAAATTGATCATAACGCCACTATAGATGAACTTTTTGAGGAGCAACTAGAAGTTTCTGATATCGTTTTAGTTTCTAGATCAGATATCTTAAATGATGATCAGTTTGACGTTGTAAAAAATAAAATTCAAGGAAGTCTAAATTCATCTACACCAGTCCTTAAATCCAAGAATGGCAAAATTGATTTAAATTATCTATTTGATTTTAATTTTAAAAAAGAAACTTATAAAGAATTTTTAACGGAAGAACATGACCATAATCATGTTGAGCTTGTAACAGATTCATTTAAATTAAATTATTTCCTTGAAAAAAATGACTTTGAAAAGGAGATGTCAAAAATCTTGGATGAATTAAACATTCTTCGAATAAAAGGACGTATTTGGATTCCAAACAAATCATTGCCTTTACAAATACAAATTGTTGGAAAGAAAATTAATACTTGGTTTGAAGAAGCTCCAGACAATTGTTGGAGACCAAATGATAATGCTGGGCTTGAATTAGTAATAATTTCCTTTGATGAAAAATCTATACAAACTTTCAATAAAAAAATTAAAGAGAAATTTAAGATTTTAAGTGACCCAAAAATAGCAATTTGA
- the purS gene encoding phosphoribosylformylglycinamidine synthase subunit PurS, giving the protein MDQFAVKVFVRLRPSVLDPAGEATKSASIKLGAEGIKSLRIGKMIEVKIEGNGENEVREKIDLLCDRLFANTVIEDYEYSLEKL; this is encoded by the coding sequence TTGGACCAATTTGCTGTAAAAGTTTTTGTAAGACTAAGACCCTCAGTTTTAGATCCAGCAGGGGAAGCTACTAAATCTGCTTCTATAAAACTTGGAGCCGAGGGAATAAAATCATTACGTATAGGAAAAATGATTGAGGTGAAAATAGAAGGTAATGGTGAAAACGAAGTAAGAGAAAAAATTGATTTATTGTGTGATAGGTTATTCGCAAATACTGTTATTGAAGATTACGAGTATTCACTAGAAAAATTATAA
- the purQ gene encoding phosphoribosylformylglycinamidine synthase subunit PurQ codes for MDNFTVGVVVFPGSNCDRDVSWALEGCLDIRTKFLWHESSDLSDVDAIVLPGGFSYGDYLRCGAIARFSPLINALDEFVKSGKRVLGICNGFQILTESGFLPGALTANKNLNFICDDVELDIISSKGGWFNNGGEKQTIKLPIAHGEGRYHCDSDTLKKLVDNELIALRYKNNPNGSSFDIAGITNEKGNVLGLMPHPERACDETIGGTDGLFTLKSLILK; via the coding sequence ATGGATAATTTTACTGTAGGAGTTGTTGTCTTCCCTGGTTCTAATTGTGATCGTGATGTTTCATGGGCATTGGAAGGTTGTTTAGACATAAGAACAAAATTCTTGTGGCATGAGTCTTCAGATTTAAGTGATGTAGATGCAATAGTTTTACCTGGAGGATTTAGCTATGGTGATTATTTGAGATGCGGAGCAATTGCGAGATTCTCTCCATTAATAAATGCCTTGGATGAGTTTGTTAAAAGCGGGAAAAGAGTTTTAGGAATTTGTAATGGGTTTCAAATCTTGACAGAATCAGGCTTTTTGCCTGGTGCCCTTACTGCAAATAAAAATCTTAATTTCATCTGTGATGATGTTGAACTTGATATCATTTCTTCAAAAGGAGGTTGGTTTAATAATGGAGGTGAAAAACAAACTATTAAGTTGCCAATAGCGCATGGGGAAGGAAGATATCATTGTGATTCTGATACTTTAAAAAAACTTGTAGATAATGAATTGATCGCTTTGCGATATAAAAATAATCCTAATGGATCCTCATTCGATATTGCAGGTATAACTAATGAAAAGGGAAATGTTCTAGGTTTAATGCCTCATCCAGAGCGTGCATGTGACGAGACAATTGGTGGGACTGATGGTCTCTTTACATTAAAATCATTAATATTGAAATAA
- the fba gene encoding class II fructose-bisphosphate aldolase (catalyzes the reversible aldol condensation of dihydroxyacetonephosphate and glyceraldehyde 3-phosphate in the Calvin cycle, glycolysis, and/or gluconeogenesis) codes for MALVPLRLLLDHAAENGYGIPAFNVNNLEQVQAIMEAAYETDSPVILQASRGARNYAGEIFLRHLILAATETYPNIPVVMHQDHGNEPSTCYSAAINGFTSVMMDGSLEADAKTPASYEYNVAVTKKVVDFAHSVGVSVEGELGCLGSLETGKGEAEDGHGFEGELSTDMLLTDPEEAADFVAKTKVDALAIAIGTSHGAYKFTRKPTGEVLAISRIAEIHKALPNTHLVMHGSSSVPQEWLDIINKYGGEIPQTYGVPVEEIQEGIRNGVRKVNIDTDNRLAFTAAVREAAFADKANFDPRHFNKPARKYMKQVCLDRYKQFWCEGQASKIKQNSTNYYADLYAKGDLDPKVKATV; via the coding sequence ATGGCCCTCGTTCCACTAAGACTACTTTTAGATCACGCTGCTGAGAATGGTTACGGTATTCCAGCTTTCAATGTTAATAATCTTGAGCAAGTTCAAGCAATCATGGAAGCAGCATATGAAACTGATAGTCCAGTTATCCTCCAAGCTTCAAGAGGGGCAAGAAATTATGCAGGGGAAATTTTCTTACGTCATCTAATCCTTGCCGCTACAGAAACATATCCAAATATTCCAGTTGTAATGCACCAAGACCATGGTAATGAGCCATCAACATGCTATTCAGCAGCAATAAATGGTTTCACATCAGTAATGATGGATGGTTCTCTAGAGGCAGATGCAAAAACACCCGCAAGTTACGAATATAATGTTGCAGTCACTAAAAAAGTTGTAGATTTTGCTCATTCAGTTGGGGTTAGTGTTGAAGGAGAATTAGGTTGCTTAGGTTCATTAGAAACAGGGAAAGGAGAAGCTGAAGATGGTCATGGTTTTGAAGGTGAACTTTCTACAGATATGCTTTTGACTGATCCTGAAGAAGCTGCAGATTTTGTTGCTAAAACAAAAGTTGATGCATTAGCTATTGCTATAGGTACAAGTCATGGTGCTTATAAATTCACAAGAAAACCTACAGGAGAAGTTCTTGCAATAAGCAGAATTGCTGAAATCCATAAAGCACTTCCAAATACACACCTTGTAATGCATGGATCTAGTTCAGTTCCTCAGGAATGGTTGGATATCATTAACAAATATGGTGGTGAAATCCCTCAAACATACGGTGTTCCTGTTGAAGAGATTCAAGAGGGAATAAGAAATGGAGTGAGGAAAGTCAACATTGATACAGATAACAGGCTTGCTTTCACTGCCGCAGTAAGAGAGGCCGCATTTGCTGACAAGGCAAACTTTGACCCAAGACATTTCAACAAACCTGCTAGAAAATACATGAAGCAAGTTTGTCTTGACAGATACAAACAGTTCTGGTGCGAAGGTCAAGCAAGTAAGATCAAGCAAAACAGCACCAATTACTATGCTGATCTCTACGCTAAAGGTGATTTAGATCCAAAAGTAAAAGCTACTGTTTAA